The following proteins are co-located in the Parafrankia discariae genome:
- a CDS encoding Hsp70 family protein produces MARSTMDFGIDLGTTNSAIAVLDGTEARIVKNAFGHDTTPSAVYADRNGRIHVGERARERVESDPANAAAEFKLRMGLRDQATNFANSGLSLSPEELSAHVLRALKANVNRQLGEDIRAAVITVPAAFELNQTDATRRAAEAAGLGLSPLLQEPTAAALAYSFQRDEDNIYRLVFDLGGGTFDASVVHIRDGEFDIVNHRGDNFLGGKLIDWAIVEELLMPALLRQYSLPGFGRGEPTWAQAVAKLKAAAENAKIELSSADSALIDISDPPLCTDSRGNPVEFVHELSAADVDRLTEPFVARAINICQAALRESQLAPEKIDRVLLVGGPTLMPYLRRRLGEGLGIELDVSQDPMTVVARGAAIFAGTQRLPAEPVRAGVSYTVDLEYRPIGSDPEPVVGGVVRGPADRSLEGFTVEFVNAQARPPWRSGQIILPAAGSFITTLRAEPGLRNSYEIVLEDPTGTRERIQPAELTYTLGVVAPGATLTHSIGVALAGNEVAWLLEKGTRIPAKGREILRSTVRLTRGQSGGLLRIPILEGEHPRADRNRQVGALEILADQVARDIPKGSEIEVEIQIDASRLVTTKAYVPILDEDFEAFHDLTTETAADPARLRRDLTAEQERYDALRADAERTSDPAALALLGELEDEQALGQLENDVSSTEHGDADAAGTAGKRMLDLRAKLDAVEEALEWPSLVEWANRVLRDAPGIIDEYGDAQDRRRFEILAADVRRALDGRDAAHLRTLVDELTGHLAMVVDRKTGAVVMAHFSQLVEQRSELRDQALANRLIAEGRRAVDSNDIERLRTVNRQLFDLLPTEDTPARPEGSSVRRSR; encoded by the coding sequence ATGGCGCGATCGACGATGGACTTCGGCATCGACCTTGGCACCACCAACAGCGCGATCGCGGTCCTCGACGGCACCGAGGCCCGCATCGTCAAGAACGCGTTCGGGCACGACACGACCCCGTCGGCGGTCTACGCCGACCGCAACGGCCGGATCCACGTCGGTGAACGCGCCCGGGAACGGGTCGAGTCCGATCCGGCGAACGCCGCCGCCGAGTTCAAGCTCAGGATGGGATTACGCGACCAGGCGACGAACTTCGCCAACAGCGGCCTTTCCCTGAGCCCGGAGGAACTGTCCGCGCACGTGCTGCGGGCGCTGAAGGCGAATGTGAACAGGCAGCTCGGGGAGGACATCCGGGCGGCGGTCATCACCGTTCCGGCGGCGTTCGAACTGAACCAGACCGACGCCACCCGGCGGGCCGCCGAGGCCGCCGGCCTCGGCCTGTCGCCGCTGCTGCAGGAACCGACCGCGGCCGCCCTCGCCTACAGCTTCCAGCGCGACGAGGACAACATCTACCGGCTGGTGTTCGACCTGGGCGGCGGAACCTTCGACGCCTCGGTCGTGCACATCCGGGACGGCGAGTTCGACATCGTCAACCACCGCGGTGACAACTTCCTCGGCGGGAAGCTCATCGACTGGGCGATCGTCGAGGAGCTGCTGATGCCCGCGCTGCTCCGGCAGTACTCCCTGCCCGGCTTCGGGCGGGGCGAGCCCACCTGGGCGCAGGCGGTCGCGAAGCTGAAGGCCGCCGCCGAGAACGCGAAGATCGAGCTGTCCTCCGCTGACTCGGCACTCATCGACATCAGCGACCCCCCGTTGTGCACCGACTCCCGGGGGAACCCGGTGGAGTTCGTCCACGAGCTGTCCGCCGCGGACGTCGACCGGCTGACCGAGCCCTTCGTCGCCCGCGCGATCAACATCTGCCAGGCCGCGCTGCGGGAGAGCCAGCTCGCGCCGGAGAAGATCGACCGGGTGCTGCTCGTCGGCGGGCCCACCCTCATGCCCTACCTGCGCCGGCGGCTGGGCGAGGGCCTCGGCATCGAGCTGGACGTCAGCCAGGATCCGATGACCGTCGTGGCCCGCGGCGCGGCGATCTTCGCCGGGACGCAGCGGCTGCCGGCGGAGCCGGTACGGGCCGGGGTCTCCTACACCGTGGACCTGGAGTACCGGCCGATCGGCTCCGACCCGGAGCCGGTGGTCGGCGGGGTGGTGCGGGGCCCGGCGGACCGGAGCCTGGAGGGGTTCACCGTCGAGTTCGTCAACGCGCAGGCCCGCCCGCCGTGGCGCAGCGGGCAGATCATCCTGCCGGCGGCCGGCTCGTTCATCACCACGCTGCGGGCCGAGCCCGGGCTGCGCAACAGCTACGAGATCGTCCTGGAGGACCCGACGGGAACCCGCGAGCGGATCCAGCCCGCGGAACTGACCTACACCCTCGGCGTGGTCGCGCCCGGCGCCACCCTCACCCACTCGATCGGGGTGGCGCTGGCCGGCAACGAGGTCGCCTGGCTGCTGGAGAAGGGCACCCGGATCCCCGCCAAGGGCCGCGAGATCCTGCGCAGCACCGTGCGGCTCACCCGCGGTCAGTCCGGCGGCCTGCTGCGGATCCCGATCCTGGAGGGTGAGCATCCCCGGGCCGACCGCAACCGGCAGGTCGGCGCGCTGGAGATCCTCGCCGACCAGGTGGCCCGGGACATCCCGAAGGGCAGCGAGATCGAGGTGGAGATCCAGATCGACGCCTCCCGGCTGGTCACCACCAAGGCCTACGTGCCGATCCTCGACGAGGACTTCGAGGCGTTCCACGACCTGACCACCGAGACCGCCGCCGATCCGGCCAGGCTGCGCCGGGACCTGACCGCCGAGCAGGAGCGGTACGACGCGCTGCGCGCCGACGCGGAACGGACGTCCGACCCGGCGGCGCTCGCCCTGCTCGGCGAGCTGGAGGACGAGCAGGCGCTCGGTCAGCTCGAGAACGACGTGTCCTCCACCGAGCACGGCGACGCGGACGCGGCGGGCACCGCCGGCAAGCGGATGCTCGACCTGCGGGCGAAGCTCGACGCCGTCGAGGAGGCGCTGGAGTGGCCCTCGCTGGTCGAGTGGGCGAACCGGGTGCTGCGCGACGCGCCGGGCATCATCGACGAGTACGGCGACGCCCAGGACCGGCGCCGGTTCGAGATCCTCGCCGCCGACGTCCGCCGGGCACTGGACGGCCGGGACGCCGCCCACCTGCGGACCCTCGTCGACGAACTGACCGGCCACCTGGCCATGGTGGTCGACCGCAAGACGGGCGCCGTCGTGATGGCCCACTTCTCCCAGCTGGTCGAACAGCGCTCCGAGCTGCGCGACCAGGCGCTGGCCAACCGCCTGATCGCCGAGGGCCGGCGCGCCGTCGACAGCAACGACATCGAGCGGCTGCGCACGGTGAACCGGCAGCTGTTCGACCTGCTGCCGACCGAGGACACGCCAGCGCGGCCGGAGGGCAGCAGTGTCCGCCGATCCCGGTGA